The following proteins come from a genomic window of Carnobacterium pleistocenium FTR1:
- a CDS encoding helix-turn-helix domain-containing protein, producing MTTKIIMAKPKQALNTEEACEFLQISKPSLYKYARIGVIPGRKIGTEWRFSKAALEKWLSGYEYKRGERYETNHY from the coding sequence ATGACGACAAAAATTATCATGGCTAAACCGAAACAAGCATTAAACACAGAAGAAGCTTGCGAGTTCCTTCAAATAAGCAAGCCAAGCCTTTACAAATATGCACGAATTGGAGTGATTCCAGGACGCAAAATAGGCACAGAATGGCGTTTTAGTAAAGCAGCGTTAGAAAAATGGTTGTCTGGATATGAATATAAAAGAGGTGAGAGATATGAAACTAATCATTACTGA
- a CDS encoding helix-turn-helix transcriptional regulator translates to MRERLIKERKTKSLSREELARNLEIAEITVRKLEEGSRNPSVNMAKKFALYYEKDLTELFPDIFLIKFDTKRSKNKDN, encoded by the coding sequence ATGCGTGAACGATTAATCAAAGAACGAAAAACTAAATCTCTTTCAAGAGAAGAGTTAGCTAGAAATCTTGAAATTGCTGAAATAACTGTTAGAAAATTAGAAGAAGGTAGCAGAAATCCGAGTGTTAACATGGCTAAAAAATTTGCTTTATATTACGAGAAAGATTTAACAGAACTATTTCCGGATATTTTTTTAATCAAGTTCGATACAAAACGTAGCAAAAATAAGGATAACTAA